Genomic window (Catenulispora sp. MAP5-51):
CAGGTCAGCGCCTCGGCAGGGTTATTGAACCCCACAGGCAGCTGGCGACAGTCAGGGTGATCAGCTCTTCGGGTCTGGCCTATGAGTCCTGACGCCGCGTGTCACACCAGTCGGCCGACGGTGGCTGCAGCCTGTGCGCGCACTGCGGCCAGGAACCTGGGCGATGCCAACTCAGGCCAGTCAGAGTCCTGGTCTTCGTCTTCATCGTCGTCGGAGTCGGCACCGTCTTCTGCCGTTACAGCGCCGACCACGTCGTCGACCTCATCGAGGTTGAATGTTTTGACGGGTTCCTCGTCATTGACGTCCGATTCGTACTCCCGATACAGCAGCGCGCAGGCATAGATCCCGGTCAACAGATCCTCCAGCAAGTCCGGCGCGGGACGGGAGGTGTCCAGCGGTGTGGTGCGGATCTGGCCGAGCAGCATCTTTAGTGCGTCGCCATCGCTTCCGTCGTCGAGTTGCTCGGCATTTTCGGTCGCCTCGGTGAGTGCCTGCATCAGGCCGGGCAGGTTTGGGATCTTCCCCTCGGTGATGTCCATGGCTTCGCCGATTAGGGCGGTGACGGCCTCGTGGGGACTTGCGCCCGCGTGCATCATCTCCAGAACCATGGTGGGGGTGGCGAATGGCACGTCTTCGATGTCGTCGGCTGCGGCCACCACCTGGGTCACGTCGTAGCCTGAGGCTTCGGCCGTTACGGTGGCCGCGGCGTGCAGCCAGTGCGCTGCGGCCACTGCCGCCGAGGTCGGGTCCACGGTGGTGAAGAGCTCCGGCCTGCCGAGCGGCTCCTGGCGCAGAAGTGCGTCAGCGGCAGCGACCTGTACCGGCGAGGCTGAGGTTCGTGACAGCACTACGGCCTGCACTGCTCGGCCGGATAGATCTCCCAACTCGGCCTGTGTCACCGTTGCGATCTCGGTGGCGACTTCCGAGCGCACCGTCGCGGCGAAGTCTTCATCGCCGACCGTGTGCAGCGCGCGGCCCAGCCGATGTGCGCTCTCGGCAACGGTGCTGTACTCCACGATGATCGAGCCGTCCTCGTCCGGCAGGTTCGGCTTGGCGACCGCATCCAGTACCTGGTCGAATTCTTCACGTTCGCTTTGTCGGCGCCAACCCTCAGTGTTGTCGGACAGGTCGTCGCCGGCCGCTGCGGCCGGATGGGTGTAGCTGCGCCACAGGGCCCGTGACAGCCCATTCAGCCGCGCCGCCACCCACAGCGCAGCGTCCGCCGCCGTCCCCGGGGGGGGAGCGCCGCCACGGTAAACGCCGCGTCCCCGGTGCCGGTGGGATACGACCCGATCAGTGTCGAGCGTTCGGCGTCCACTGCGTACCTGGTCAACGTGGCCTCCAACAGTTCGGCTCGACTCGCCTTGGATCGTGCCACCCCGCCACGGACGTTACGCCTGGGACCAGAAAAGTCAGAACAGTTGGCACTCGAATCGGTGACGACCACCTGGACTTATGAACGGGAAGCGATACGTCGGCACGGCGAGAAACAGCCCGTCAGCACACGGACTCCGTACGGCCGTCATCACATCGTCATCACACGGCCTGATTCCGAAGGCTTTAGGCCTCGACTCGAGTCGAGTGGTCGAGTCCGGAAAACACAAAACCCCAGGTCATCGACCTGGGGTTGGTGTCTTGCTAGGTGCGCACGAAGGGATTCGAACCCCTAACCTTCTGATCCGTAGTCAGATGCTCTATCCGTTGAGCTACGCGCGCTTGCGACGTTGTCGATAGTACACGCCCGATGGCCTTCCTCGAAAATCGGTATCTGTGGGGGTGGCTTGGGCAGGTCAGGGGGTGTGTCGGGGGTCACGGTGGGTTGTCGGGGGGTGATTTTGGGTCAGTTGATGTGGCGTTAACACCGGCGAAACGGGGGGGACTTGGGGTGGGGTCAGGGTGGGGTGGCTCGGTGGTGGGGTTGCTGGGCGGTCGGGGTGTCCTGGGTTTCGGTTGATCGGTTCGTCTGGTGAGGTGCGGGATGGTCTACAAGGCTGAGTACATCTGGATTGACGGTGGTGTGCCCACGGCGGGGCTGCGGTCGAAGACGCGGATTCTCGGTGATGGGGCTGTGCCGGGGGTGTGGGGGTTCGACGGGTCTTCGACGGGCCAGGCTGAGGGGCGTTCTTCGGACCGGGTGTTGCGGCCGGTGTTCACGTGTGCGGATCCGGTGCGGGGTGGGGACTCCGTGTTGGTGCTGTGTGAGGTGGAGGACATCGACTTCTCTCCTCACGTTTCCAACACGCGGGCGGAGGCTCGGGAGGTTGCTGAGCGGTTCGCCGAGCAGGAGGCGTGGTTCGGGATCGAGCAGGAGTACACGCTGTTCAAGGGGGGCCGGCCGTTGGGCTTTCCGGAGGGCGGTGGTTTTCCGGCGCCGCAGGGGCCGTACTACTGCGGGGTGGGGGCTGACGCTGTCTTCGGGCGGGAGTTGGTGGAGCGGCATCTGGACTACTGCCTGGCTGCCGGGTTGACCATTTCGGGGATCAACGCCGAGGTCATGCCGGGGCAGTGGGAGTTCCAGGTGGGGCCGGCGGGGCCGGTGGAGGTGGCCGACCACATGTGGGTCGCGCGCTATCTGCTGCTGCGGGTCGCTGAGGAGTTCGGGGTGGGGGTTTCGTTCGATGCCAAGCCTCAGAAGGGGGACTGGAACGGGGCTGGGGCGCACACCAACTTCTCCACCAAGGCGATGCGGGAGTCGTACGATCCGATCATCACCGCGTGTGAGGCGCTGGGTGAGGGGGACAAGCCGGCGGAGCACGTGCGTGCGTACGGGTCCGGGATCGAGGAGCGGCTCACCGGGCAGCATGAGACCGCGCCGTGGAGCGAGTACAGCTATGGCGTCTCCGACCGGGGTGCCTCGGTGCGCATCCCGTGGCAGGTCGAGGTGGACAAGAAGGGCTACATCGAGGACCGGCGGCCGAACGCGAACGTCGACCCGTACGTCGTGACCCGGCTCATCGTGGACACCTGCTGCAGTGCCCTGGAGAAGGCCGGGCAGGCCTGACCCTGCCGGGCAGGCTGATCCCCGCCGGGCAGGTCTGACACCTGCACAAAGTGTTCTGAGCGCGCCCCCGATCCGGTCCGGATCGGGGGCGCCGCTGTGTATCCGTTCGAATTCGGTCCGTATCGAGTGACTCCGAAGGCAACCGACGGGCCTCCCCCAGCGTCCCGAATATGGTTTGCGGGGAAATCCAGCCACACAGGAGTCAAGGTGCCTTACTTGTCTCGTCGCGAGCTCGGGCTGCTCGGGATGGGAGCACTGGCGCTCGGCGCGCTCGGTGCCGACAGCGCGGTCACGACCGCCCAGGCCGACATGGTCGACCGTCCGGCCCGGCTCGTGAGCCGGGTCGCGTTCATGCAGGTCGTCGCCCATCCGGACGACGACCTCTACTTCATGAACCCGGACATCGCCGACTCGGTGCGCACCGGCGGCGAGGTGACCACGGTCGTGCTCACGGCCGCCGAGGCCGGGGGCGGTGCGCCGTTCGCCGCCGCGCGGCAGCACGGGCTGCGCTCGGCCTACGCGCGCATGGCCGGGGCCGACGACGACGCGCCCTGGCGGCGCAGCGTGTTGGTCACCCGTGGGGGTGAGGCGGAGCTGTGCGAGCTGGAATCCGATCCGCGGGTCCGGCTGGTCTTCCTCGACATCTCGATGGGCAGCTACACCGGCTCCACGCCTGGCGACGAGAACCACACGCCGCTGGCCGCGCTCTACCGCGGCACCCTCACGACCCGCCCCGTTCTCCAGCCCAGCGAGAGTGCCATAACCGCCGGCGTCTACACCCGCGACCAGCTCGTCGGCACGCTCACGGACCTGATGGACCGCTTCCAGCCCACTGTGGTGCGCACCATGGACCCCGACCCCGAGCGCCGCGGCGTCGGCCCGAGGGAGCGGGCCTGGCTCACCGACTCCGGCGTCCACACCGACAACGAGGACCACACCGCGACCGCCTGGTTCACCTATGCGGCCTACGCCGACCACCGGGCCCGGCGTGGCCCTTCCGCCGTGCGGCTGGACGCCTACGTCGGCTACGGGAACGCGCGCTGGCGCCACAACCTCGGCGGCTCTAGCGGCCGCGAAAAGCTCCGCCTGCTGGGCGTCTACGGCTGGGCCGACCGGCGCAAGTGCGGCGACCCGGTCGGCTGCGGCGACCGCACGGTCGGCGGCGACGCGGCCCGGCCGGGCTGGTCGCAGAGCACGAACCTGCGGCACGTCGGCACCACGGACTGGCTCCGTCTCGGGCCGGACGGACGGCTGCGGGCCTTCGCAGCGGTCGGCGGGCAGGCGGTGATGTGGACGGAGACGGCGCCGGGGAGTGGGGACTTCACCCCTGGGGCGGGAATCGGGACCGAGAACGGGATCAACGGGATTGGGAGCAGGAGCGGGAGCGCGAGCGGGAGCGGGAGCGGGAGCGGGAGCGGGAGCGGGAGCGGGAGCGGGAGCGGGATCGGTAGCGGCATCGGGAAAGACCAGAACACCGCCTTCTCTCTGACCCCTCATCTGGTGGTTGCAGTGGCGCCTGATCATCGCGCGCAGCTCGTCGGGCTGCGCACCACCAGCGACCCCGATCGGGGGACCTGGAGCCAGGAAGTGGTCGTCGCCGGCGAGCGACCCGACGGCGGCTTCACACCCTGGACCAGCCTCGGAACGCCGATCGGCGCGGAGACCAAGGACTGTGCCGACGTCGGCTGTCCGACCGCGGTGGTCGACGGGCGCGGCGTGCTCCACGTTTTCGTGCGCAACGCCGACATGTCCGTGTCCTGGCGCCGTCGCGATCTGAACATGCCGGGGGCGGCCTGGACCGAGTGGCAGGACATCGGCGGGCACCAGGTTCGGGACGGGCTGACCGCGGCGGTCACCCAGGCGGGTGACGTCGAGCTCCACGCCGTCGGTCACGTGCTCTGGACCTGGCGCATCGGGTCCTCCGGCGGGCCGCTGCTCAGCCATACGGCCCTGCCCCCGATGGGTGACCCGCCCACCGTCCACACGATGCGCGGTGGCGGCGCGCTGCTGGCCGCCCGGGCCGCGGACACCGGCGTCCTGAGTGTCATGTCCCGCTCGGCCGGCGGCGACTGGCGGCCGCAGCGGGGGACGCTCGGCGGGCAGGGCGGGTTCGGGGTCGTGGCGATCCAGCCGCACGCCGGCGGGGTCTTCCTGGCCCAGCGCGGACGCCGCGGGCTGGTCGAGGTGGTCTGGCAGCCGGAGGTCGGCGCGGCCGGCGGCGTCCGGCGCTGGCACAGCGGGCCCGGTCCGATCCTGCGTCCCTCGCTGGCCGTCGACGCCCGCGGCCGGGTCGTGGCCGGGGCGGTCGGGCCCGAGGGCGCGCTCTACACGGCGCGGATCGATGTCCGGGACGTGCCGCGGACGTTGCGATGGCAGGCCGCGGCGCTGGCATAGACAGAGGTAGACGCGGAGGCAGAGCTGAAGGCAGAAGCAGACTCAGCCCTCGTACGACTGCAGCTCGATCAGGTTCCCCTCCGGATCCCGCAGATGCGCGGTCCGCAGCGTCGGGCCCCAGTCCGGCCGGTCCGTCGGTGCCGCCACCAGTGTCGCGCCGTGCCGCACGCACAGCTCGGCGCCGGCGTCCACGTCGTCGACGCGGCACACGAACATCGTGTGGTCCTGTGCCGGCGCCGCGGTCGCGGGCAGCTCCGCGGTACCGGCGACGGCGGCCATGGTCGCGCGGTCGAACAGGACCAGGACCGCCTGGTCCTCGATGTCCCAGTTGGCGTAGGGGCCGGCCGGGGAACCCTTGATCAGCTTCGCGCCGAGCATCCCGGGCAGGACGGCCTGGTAGAAGTCGAACATCTCCCCGAAACGGGTCACCAGCAGGCGGGAGTGCAGCGCGTCCATCGCGTCTCCAAATTAGTGGGTGCTGACCCATGATGGGCTTGCGCCTATAGTCATACCATGGATGACCTGCGGGCGCTCCCGCCCTCGCTGACCGGACTGACCACCTACCTGCTCTCGCGGACAGGCAAGATCGCGCGGAACCGGCTGGCCGGGCGGTTCGCGGAGCGAGGGCTGCGGCTGTGGCACCACGCGGTGCTGGCGGCGCTCGCCGACTTCGGGCCGCACGTGCAGCGGGACCTGGCGGTGCGGCTGGCGATCGACCCCAGCGACATGGCCAAGATCGTGGACGAGCTGGCCGGGGCGGGAGCCGTCGAACGAGCCCGGGACACCGCCGACCGCCGGCGGGTCAGTGTCGCGCTCACCGAGCCCGGCCGCACGCTGCTCGCCGAGCTGGACGCGCAGGCTCAAGAGGTCCAGAACGAGGTCCTGGGTCCGCTCGGTGCCGCCGAACGCGACCAGCTGAACACGCTGCTGGCCAAGATGTTCGCGGATCTCGAGCGGTGATCCGATAAAGTTCCCGCGGTCGTCGCGCTTCCTGGGCTTGGGGAGCGCGGCGGCTTCGGAGCGGTCGGGGACGGCGAATAACCCGCCCGGGCCGGCTCGATCCTGAAACCGAAACCGTCCCCGGACGGGCTGGGATCCCCGAACCGGCGCGCGGACTGCGGACGCACGCCGGTATCCCCCCGGAAGGCGCAGCGCTAGAGGCGGATCCCCCCGCACACCGACGCCGGCGCCACCGGCATCCATGGGCCGCGCGGCAGCTGCCGCACGCGCACCTGCTCAATACCCCGCCCGCCGGGCGAGGACCATGTGCACTGGCCGTAGTACTCGGCGTCCCCGCGGGTCTCGAAGCCGTCCTCGACGGACAGCGACTGCTTCTCCCCGTCGGTCCGGATGAACTCGACCGCCCAGTTCTCCGACTCCTGAGTCGTTCGCACGGCGAGTCCTCCTGAAGTCCGCCTACGGTTACAGCAACTACCCCACATCATCGCGCTGGGCGATGGGACAATGCGGCAACCGACATTTTCTCCCGGCAACGCAGGGAGGAAAAGGCCCCGGTCCCGTAGCGGCTGTGGCGGCGCGCCACATTCGAGGTACCGAAAGCAGCGTGACGGGTCCGGACGGTGAGGGCCGCCCGCCGAGGCAGGGATCTCCAGAGGATGAGCAGGAAACCCAGGAGTCTGAAACAGATCCAGGCTCAGCTGTCCGAGCAGTTGCGGGCCACCGACCATTCCTGGGCCGACATCGGCCGGGAGTTCCAGCGGCGGTTCCACGTCAACGCGCGCGTCGCGTTGCGCCAGGCCCGCGGCTGGACCCAGCCGGAGGCCGCCGAGCGGTGGAACCGGCGCTGGCCGGACGACCCGAAGACCTTCAAGAACTTCTCCTACTGGGAGGCCTGGCCCAGCTCCACCGGCTACGCGCCGTCGCTGGAGGTCCTGGACCGGATGGCGCAGCTGTACGAGTGCAGCGTCGCCGAACTCCTGTCCGACCTGGACGACTACGGCGCCAAGAAGCGCCCGATGTTCAGCCAGGTCCGCGAGCCGGGTCCGGCCGGCGGGCTGCTGCCGCCGCCCCGCCAAGCCCCGCAGCCGTACGCACTTGCGGCTGCGGCCCCGAACCTCGAGGCGCGGTACGACCCCTACTTCGGCGCGCCCCCGGCCAAGCAGGTGTACGACGACCTCGGCACGAACCCCGGCGAGCTGCTGTCCTCGATGTCGACGGCCGCTGAAATCAGCTCCTTGATGGAGTCCCCCGACGGCGGCAACAGCCTGTCCCGGCGTTCGGCGCTGCTGAATCTCAGCAGTCTGTTCGCCGTCGCCGCGGCCGCGCCGCTGGCCGGCGAGGCGGTCCTGCCGACCCCGAACGGCCGGGTGGATCCGGCGATGGTGGAGAACACCGGGCTGATCGTCGGCGGCCTGCGCCAGCAGAACGCCGCCCTGGGCCCGTCCGCGACGGTCCAGACCGGGCTCGCGGTCCGCGCCATGATGGAGGCCGTGGTCAGGGACGCCCCTCCCGGGCTCACCGGCCAGGCCTGGGTCGTCTACGGCGACCTGGCGCACCTGCTCGGCTGGATGATGTTCAACATGGGCCAGGACGACGCGGCCCGGTTCTACTAC
Coding sequences:
- the glnII gene encoding glutamine synthetase, with translation MVYKAEYIWIDGGVPTAGLRSKTRILGDGAVPGVWGFDGSSTGQAEGRSSDRVLRPVFTCADPVRGGDSVLVLCEVEDIDFSPHVSNTRAEAREVAERFAEQEAWFGIEQEYTLFKGGRPLGFPEGGGFPAPQGPYYCGVGADAVFGRELVERHLDYCLAAGLTISGINAEVMPGQWEFQVGPAGPVEVADHMWVARYLLLRVAEEFGVGVSFDAKPQKGDWNGAGAHTNFSTKAMRESYDPIITACEALGEGDKPAEHVRAYGSGIEERLTGQHETAPWSEYSYGVSDRGASVRIPWQVEVDKKGYIEDRRPNANVDPYVVTRLIVDTCCSALEKAGQA
- a CDS encoding PIG-L family deacetylase, encoding MSRRELGLLGMGALALGALGADSAVTTAQADMVDRPARLVSRVAFMQVVAHPDDDLYFMNPDIADSVRTGGEVTTVVLTAAEAGGGAPFAAARQHGLRSAYARMAGADDDAPWRRSVLVTRGGEAELCELESDPRVRLVFLDISMGSYTGSTPGDENHTPLAALYRGTLTTRPVLQPSESAITAGVYTRDQLVGTLTDLMDRFQPTVVRTMDPDPERRGVGPRERAWLTDSGVHTDNEDHTATAWFTYAAYADHRARRGPSAVRLDAYVGYGNARWRHNLGGSSGREKLRLLGVYGWADRRKCGDPVGCGDRTVGGDAARPGWSQSTNLRHVGTTDWLRLGPDGRLRAFAAVGGQAVMWTETAPGSGDFTPGAGIGTENGINGIGSRSGSASGSGSGSGSGSGSGSGSGIGSGIGKDQNTAFSLTPHLVVAVAPDHRAQLVGLRTTSDPDRGTWSQEVVVAGERPDGGFTPWTSLGTPIGAETKDCADVGCPTAVVDGRGVLHVFVRNADMSVSWRRRDLNMPGAAWTEWQDIGGHQVRDGLTAAVTQAGDVELHAVGHVLWTWRIGSSGGPLLSHTALPPMGDPPTVHTMRGGGALLAARAADTGVLSVMSRSAGGDWRPQRGTLGGQGGFGVVAIQPHAGGVFLAQRGRRGLVEVVWQPEVGAAGGVRRWHSGPGPILRPSLAVDARGRVVAGAVGPEGALYTARIDVRDVPRTLRWQAAALA
- a CDS encoding VOC family protein; this translates as MDALHSRLLVTRFGEMFDFYQAVLPGMLGAKLIKGSPAGPYANWDIEDQAVLVLFDRATMAAVAGTAELPATAAPAQDHTMFVCRVDDVDAGAELCVRHGATLVAAPTDRPDWGPTLRTAHLRDPEGNLIELQSYEG
- a CDS encoding helix-turn-helix domain-containing protein, whose protein sequence is MSRKPRSLKQIQAQLSEQLRATDHSWADIGREFQRRFHVNARVALRQARGWTQPEAAERWNRRWPDDPKTFKNFSYWEAWPSSTGYAPSLEVLDRMAQLYECSVAELLSDLDDYGAKKRPMFSQVREPGPAGGLLPPPRQAPQPYALAAAAPNLEARYDPYFGAPPAKQVYDDLGTNPGELLSSMSTAAEISSLMESPDGGNSLSRRSALLNLSSLFAVAAAAPLAGEAVLPTPNGRVDPAMVENTGLIVGGLRQQNAALGPSATVQTGLAVRAMMEAVVRDAPPGLTGQAWVVYGDLAHLLGWMMFNMGQDDAARFYYEDARKAAYQADDYELAANILAAQAHLSMSSGDHQTAIDHAQAAEEAAKRSPSRRAKAYAADMTARVYASAGQGARSLAALERERRQMQRIDWAEPAAERWGFYGPSFYWARESECHLLLGHPVEAADAGALAQQRFNPAYLHNNAMALARRAQAQVQFGDVPAACAALAEAARMATLAGSVRLTTEMNRARTLLVPHDDEAVVQALDVRLDRYRKQRGAAGGGTGPKKSMEEVL
- a CDS encoding MarR family winged helix-turn-helix transcriptional regulator, translated to MDDLRALPPSLTGLTTYLLSRTGKIARNRLAGRFAERGLRLWHHAVLAALADFGPHVQRDLAVRLAIDPSDMAKIVDELAGAGAVERARDTADRRRVSVALTEPGRTLLAELDAQAQEVQNEVLGPLGAAERDQLNTLLAKMFADLER